A stretch of Ipomoea triloba cultivar NCNSP0323 chromosome 11, ASM357664v1 DNA encodes these proteins:
- the LOC115996633 gene encoding uncharacterized protein LOC115996633 isoform X1: MRCSKPNLLCNNMTNSKQQLIDSLTSHISLYNSHSSPSSTSSNPNPRSSILKWFSSLTVHQRQAYLTTVDSNFTQLLFRMLRKLKSNGHGFFIILPDIPDGSAGSSLPSVCFRKSQGLLSRVAEKNEAERLIRDSVRLFGSKEGEGIMDACSSSCSANCLDSLTVSEDLVGSVDAFVGAMDGVSNGGFLRGEESCIGSEWVELDWLKAKGYYSVEAFMANRLEVTLRLSWLNCTNGKKRGVKLKDKVNSAGVAANTFWRKKGCVDWWEKLDEATKEKVFKTALGKVAKSLAAEIVKGRKDVLDDNVWHCGNEVDLLFRCNATTSYHESPANFSGTGEGSLWNKIPTSVSGMPSSLICILRGLSVLQNISTVLFEFQHTYYERERLHFSSLESISSISDCILRKLRVVLTVISLECTKVELLDDGKLNSSLKKNKEKLGPGNNKKSRKNRKVKKPNPVPKLTTDDVALMKSPQDDGLMKSPQDDGLMKSPQDDGFQLARGEDGHICTSSGLDNKLEQMDFDRDTIPSTLRTVGNGKGQNTNSVQSVSRKKRGRSKRKNPSSKISAEAGNCEINCARPSTLSEDGHTTSACISENSVVENLSKVVANEVHNVEPISSCSGAVQMDSTAQLTKGCHSTGCAEGSKNPASLLCQTTESMVENKSSAVALETTNQNINSGVTSVIPVIEFGNNLVTHDMSNGNCNGVNRKSRKHGVTGKQTKVGGSIDVYNSGPANASTYLSYEWPSVAPIHFPSGNSHLPPATDRLHLDVSHNWQSHYHQSYVRTVHHVRNSSIESGRTGIISRPLAMSLDWPPILRGVNGVTPSVTCHYDTGFISRRPSSFQQDLATQGIHCNAMSADDERVYSGEFFDFSDHTNTQEVCDEHDNHQMSEEELEVHGLSGVDYNQYFGGGVMYWNPSDYLGTSFSRPPSLSSDDSSWAWREADMSRAVDDMVAFSSSYSTNGLTSPSATSFCSPFDPLGSGALSYVIPGSEVNSGKVPQSSSTPTDLVGEENASASLSNMSVDSETKAGDTLPYPILRPIIIPNMSRERSRSDFRRSHDRTSPCIPPSRQEQPRIKRPPSPVVLCVPRAPRLPPPSPVGDSRRHRVPTVRSGSSSPRHWGMKGWLHDGINFEEACIRMDGSEVVWPSSWRSKNFSGHQLTQPLTGALLQDHLIALSQLTRDQEHPDVSFPVQPPEMPNCSAEKASLSLIHNHLHDEIDAFCKQVAAENLIRKPYINWAVKRVTRSLQVLWPRSRTNIFGSNATGLSLPSSDVDLVVCLPPVRNLEPIKEAGILEGRNGIKETCLQHAARYLANQEWVKNDSLKIVENTAIPIIMLVVEVPHDFITSSSSHSQTPEAQTISEGNPFQADGTSSESSTSPKWPKMNDSGKDVKSVRLDISFKSPSHTGLQTSELVKELTEQFPAAKPLALVLKQFLADRSLDQSYSGGLSSYCLVLLITRFLQHEHHHGRSTIQNYGSLLMDFLYFFGNVFDPRQMRVSIQGSGLYINRERGYSIDPIYIDDPLFPTNNVGRNCFRIHQCIKAFADAYSTLESEITLLPSNDDSSARMPSLKLLPKVIPSIMQLEAFQLSGD, translated from the exons ATGCGCTGTTCGAAACCTAATCTCCTCTGCAATAACATGACAAATTCCAAGCAGCAGCTCATTGACTCACTCACCTCCCACATTTCTCTCTACAATTCACACTCCTCACCCTCATCCACTTCCTCGAACCCTAATCCCAGATCATCCATTCTAAAATGGTTCTCATCGCTCACGGTTCACCAGCGCCAGGCTTATCTCACTACCGTCGACTCCAATTTCACGCAGCTCCTCTTCCGGATGCTCCGCAAGCTCAAATCCAACGGCCATGGCTTCTTCATTATCCTCCCCGATATTCCCGACGGCTCCGCAGGTAGCAGTCTTCCCAGCGTCTGTTTTCGGAAGTCACAGGGACTGTTATCTCGAGTTGCGGAGAAGAATGAGGCCGAGAGGTTGATTCGAGATTCTGTTCGGCTTTTTGGCTCGAAAGAAGGGGAGGGAATCATGGATGCGTGTTCGTCTTCGTGTTCAGCTAATTGTTTAGATTCTTTAACTGTGAGCGAGGATCTTGTGGGAAGCGTGGATGCGTTTGTGGGGGCTATGGATGGCGTTTCAAACGGGGGGTTTTTGAGGGGGGAGGAAAGCTGTATTGGCTCGGAATGGGTGGAACTGGACTGGTTGAAGGCGAAAGGGTATTATAGTGTAGAGGCATTTATGGCAAATAGGTTGGAGGTGACATTAAGGTTGTCGTGGTTGAATTGCACTAATGGTAAGAAGAGAGGTGTTAAGTTGAAAGATAAAGTGAATTCTGCCGGTGTAGCTGCAAATACATTTTGGAGGAAGAAGGGGTGTGTAGACTGGTGGGAAAAGCTGGACGAAGCAACAAAAGAGAAGGTGTTTAAAACAGCTTTGGGGAAAGTGGCCAAATCTCTG GCTGCAGAGATTGTGAAAGGAAGAAAAGATGTACTCGATGATAATGTGTGGCACTGTGGCAATGAAGTTGATCTACTATTTAGGTGCAACGCTACTACGTCATATCATGAAAGCCCTGCCAATTTCAGTGGGACTGGTGAAGGTTCTCTATGGAACAAAATCCCTACATCGGTGTCTGGGATGCCATCATCCTTGATTTGTATACTTAGAGGTTTATCTGTTCTTCAGAATATTTCCACCGTGTTATTTGAATTTCAACATACTTATTATGAAAGAGAGAGACTGCACTTTAGCTCCTTAGAATCTATTAGCTCCATTTCTGATTGTATATTAAGAAAGTTGCGAGTTGTACTTACGGTTATCTCACTCGAGTGTACTAAAGTTGAATTACTAGATGATGGAAAATTAAATTCCTCTTTAAAGAAAAACAAGGAGAAACTTGGCCCCGGAAACAATAAGAAAAGCCGGAAGAACCGTAAAGTTAAAAAGCCAAATCCTGTTCCAAAGCTCACTACGGATGATGTTGCATTAATGAAATCTCCTCAG GATGATGGATTAATGAAATCTCCTCAG GATGATGGATTAATGAAATCTCCTCAG GATGATGGATTTCAATTAGCCCGTGGTGAAGATGGACATATTTGCACATCAAGTGGCTTGGATAATAAACTTGAACAGATGGACTTTGATAGAGACACTATTCCTTCAACACTTCGCACGGTT GGAAATGGAAAAGGGCAAAATACTAATTCTGTTCAAAGCGTCTCTAGGAAGAAGAGAGGAAGAAGTAAGCGTAAAAACCCTAGCTCCAAAATTTCAGCAGAAGCTGGCAATTGTGAGATAAATTGTGCCAGACCTTCCACTCTATCTGAAGATGGGCATACAACATCTGCTTGCATATCTGAAAATTCAGTTGTTGAGAATTTGTCAAAAGTTGTTGCTAATGAGGTTCACAATGTTGAACCAATTTCAAGCTGTTCTGGGGCCGTGCAGATGGACAGTACAGCACAACTCACCAAGGGATGCCATTCAACTGGTTGTGCAGAAGGCAGCAAGAATCCTGCTTCGTTGCTCTGTCAGACCACGGAGAGTATGGTAGAAAATAAAAGTTCAGCTGTTGCATTGGAAACcacaaatcaaaatattaattcTGGTGTAACTTCTGTGATACCTGTGATTGAATTTGGTAACAATCTTGTAACCCATGATATGAGCAATGGAAATTGTAATGGCGTAAATAGAAAGAGCAGGAAACATGGTGTAACAGGAAAGCAAACCAAAGTTGGTGGAAGTATTGATGTTTATAATAGTGGGCCTGCAAATGCTTCAACTTACCTTTCTTATGAATGGCCCAGTGTAGCTCCTATCCACTTCCCATCCGGTAATTCACATCTCCCACCAGCCACCGATAGACTGCATCTGGATGTTAGTCACAACTGGCAAAGTCATTATCACCAATCTTATGTACGTACTGTACATCATGTGAGAAATTCCTCAATTGAATCAGGGCGTACTGGAATTATATCTAGGCCTTTAGCAATGAGTCTTGATTGGCCCCCTATATTACGTGGTGTTAATGGGGTTACTCCATCTGTCACCTGCCATTATGATACTGGATTTATCTCAAGGAGACCTTCTTCTTTTCAACAGGACTTGGCAACACAAG GCATTCATTGCAATGCAATGAGTGCTGATGATGAAAGGGTGTATTCTGGTGAATTCTTTGATTTTTCTGATCATACAAATACACAGGAAGTGTGTGATGAACATGATAATCACCAAATGTCAGAAGAAGAGTTAGAGGTCCATGGTCTTTCTGGAGTGGATTATAATCAATACTTTGGTGGTGGTGTTATGTACTGGAATCCTTCTGATTATCTGGGGACCAGCTTTTCACGTCCTCCCTCTCTTAGTTCAGATGATAGTTCATGGGCTTGGCGAGAGGCAGATATGAGTAGGGCTGTTGATGATATGGTTGCATTCTCTTCCTCTTACAGTACAAATGGCTTGACTTCACCTTCTGCTACTTCCTTTTGCTCTCCTTTTGATCCTTTAGGTTCTGGAGCTCTCAGTTATGTTATACCAGGAAGTGAAGTTAATAGTGGCAAGGTTCCCCAATCCTCATCGACACCAACAGATCTAGTGGGAGAGGAGAATGCTTCAGCTTCCTTGTCCAATATGTCTGTTGATAGTGAGACAAAGGCTGGGGATACACTCCCATACCCCATTCTAAGACCAATTATCATCCCAAATATGTCTAGGGAAAGATCAAGATCTGATTTTAGGCGTAGTCATGATCGTACAAGTCCTTGCATTCCTCCCAGTAGGCAAGAGCAACCCCGGATCAAGAGGCCACCGTCACCTGTGGTCCTTTGTGTTCCACGTGCCCCTCGATTACCTCCTCCTTCTCCTGTTGGTGATTCAAGAAGACACAGAGTTCCAACTGTTCGCTCTGGTAGCTCCAGTCCTAGGCATTGGGGTATGAAGGGCTGGCTTCATGATGGAATTAACTTTGAAGAAGCTTGTATACGCATGGATGGGAGTGAAGTTGTTTGGCCATCATCTTGGAGAAGTAAAAACTTTTCAGGTCATCAGTTAACACAGCCTCTGACCGGAGCTTTACTGCAAGATCACCTAATTGCGTTATCGCAGTTAACTCGTGATCAGGAGCAT CCAGATGTTTCATTTCCTGTACAACCTCCTGAAATGCCAAACTGCTCTGCTGAAAAGGCATCTCTCAGTTTGATCCACAATCACCTTCATGATGAAATTGATGCATTTTGTAAACAG GTTGCTGCTGAGAATTTGATCAGGAAACCTTACATTAATTGGGCCGTGAAGCGTGTTACACGGTCTCTACAAGTCTTATGGCCCAGATCTAGGACAAACATCTTTGGTTCAAATGCAACAGGTCTGTCACTTCCTTCAAGTGATGTCGACCTAGTGGTCTGTCTTCCTCCAGTTAGAAATTTG GAACCTATTAAAGAAGCTGGTATCTTGGAGGGGCGTAATGGTATCAAAGAAACATGCCTTCAG CATGCAGCAAGATATCTTGCTAATCAGGAGTGGGTTAAAAATGATTCCCTCAAGATTGTGGAGAATACTGCT ATACCTATTATTATGCTTGTGGTGGAAGTTCCTCATGATTTCattacctcatcttcttcacATTCCCAAACACCAGAAGCCCAGACAATCAGTGAAGGCAATCCTTTTCAGGCTGATGGTACAAGTTCTGAGAGCTCTACCTCACCAAAATGGCCCAAGATGAATGACTCTGGCAAGGATGTAAAATCAGTCCGTCTTGACATTAGTTTCAAATCACCATCACATACAGGACTGCAGACCTCTGAGCTG GTTAAAGAGCTTACTGAACAATTTCCTGCTGCAAAACCTCTTGCTTTGGTATTAAAACAGTTTTTGGCAGATCGAAGTCTGGACCAATCGTATTCTGGTGGTCTAAGTTCTTATTGTCTG GTATTACTGATAACAAGGTTTTTGCAGCATGAGCATCATCATGGTCGCTCCACTATCCAA AATTATGGAAGCCTGCTGATGGATTTTCTCTATTTCTTTGG GAATGTTTTTGATCCTCGTCAAATGCGTGTCTCGATACAGGGTAGCGGCTTGTACATAAATAGGGAAAGGGGGTACAG CATTGATCCAATTTATATAGATGACCCACTTTTTCCCACCAATAATGTGGGTCGGAATTGCTTTCGTATACATCAATGCATCAAG GCATTTGCTGATGCTTATTCTACTTTGGAAAGTGAGATTACATTGCTTCCTAGCAATGATGACTCGAGTGCAAGAATGCCTTCACTAAAGCTACTTCCTAAAGTTATTCCAAGCATTATGCAGTTGGAGGCTTTCCAATTATCAGGAGATTAA
- the LOC115996633 gene encoding uncharacterized protein LOC115996633 isoform X4 translates to MRCSKPNLLCNNMTNSKQQLIDSLTSHISLYNSHSSPSSTSSNPNPRSSILKWFSSLTVHQRQAYLTTVDSNFTQLLFRMLRKLKSNGHGFFIILPDIPDGSAGSSLPSVCFRKSQGLLSRVAEKNEAERLIRDSVRLFGSKEGEGIMDACSSSCSANCLDSLTVSEDLVGSVDAFVGAMDGVSNGGFLRGEESCIGSEWVELDWLKAKGYYSVEAFMANRLEVTLRLSWLNCTNGKKRGVKLKDKVNSAGVAANTFWRKKGCVDWWEKLDEATKEKVFKTALGKVAKSLAAEIVKGRKDVLDDNVWHCGNEVDLLFRCNATTSYHESPANFSGTGEGSLWNKIPTSVSGMPSSLICILRGLSVLQNISTVLFEFQHTYYERERLHFSSLESISSISDCILRKLRVVLTVISLECTKVELLDDGKLNSSLKKNKEKLGPGNNKKSRKNRKVKKPNPVPKLTTDDVALMKSPQDDGFQLARGEDGHICTSSGLDNKLEQMDFDRDTIPSTLRTVGNGKGQNTNSVQSVSRKKRGRSKRKNPSSKISAEAGNCEINCARPSTLSEDGHTTSACISENSVVENLSKVVANEVHNVEPISSCSGAVQMDSTAQLTKGCHSTGCAEGSKNPASLLCQTTESMVENKSSAVALETTNQNINSGVTSVIPVIEFGNNLVTHDMSNGNCNGVNRKSRKHGVTGKQTKVGGSIDVYNSGPANASTYLSYEWPSVAPIHFPSGNSHLPPATDRLHLDVSHNWQSHYHQSYVRTVHHVRNSSIESGRTGIISRPLAMSLDWPPILRGVNGVTPSVTCHYDTGFISRRPSSFQQDLATQGIHCNAMSADDERVYSGEFFDFSDHTNTQEVCDEHDNHQMSEEELEVHGLSGVDYNQYFGGGVMYWNPSDYLGTSFSRPPSLSSDDSSWAWREADMSRAVDDMVAFSSSYSTNGLTSPSATSFCSPFDPLGSGALSYVIPGSEVNSGKVPQSSSTPTDLVGEENASASLSNMSVDSETKAGDTLPYPILRPIIIPNMSRERSRSDFRRSHDRTSPCIPPSRQEQPRIKRPPSPVVLCVPRAPRLPPPSPVGDSRRHRVPTVRSGSSSPRHWGMKGWLHDGINFEEACIRMDGSEVVWPSSWRSKNFSGHQLTQPLTGALLQDHLIALSQLTRDQEHPDVSFPVQPPEMPNCSAEKASLSLIHNHLHDEIDAFCKQVAAENLIRKPYINWAVKRVTRSLQVLWPRSRTNIFGSNATGLSLPSSDVDLVVCLPPVRNLEPIKEAGILEGRNGIKETCLQHAARYLANQEWVKNDSLKIVENTAIPIIMLVVEVPHDFITSSSSHSQTPEAQTISEGNPFQADGTSSESSTSPKWPKMNDSGKDVKSVRLDISFKSPSHTGLQTSELVKELTEQFPAAKPLALVLKQFLADRSLDQSYSGGLSSYCLVLLITRFLQHEHHHGRSTIQNYGSLLMDFLYFFGNVFDPRQMRVSIQGSGLYINRERGYSIDPIYIDDPLFPTNNVGRNCFRIHQCIKAFADAYSTLESEITLLPSNDDSSARMPSLKLLPKVIPSIMQLEAFQLSGD, encoded by the exons ATGCGCTGTTCGAAACCTAATCTCCTCTGCAATAACATGACAAATTCCAAGCAGCAGCTCATTGACTCACTCACCTCCCACATTTCTCTCTACAATTCACACTCCTCACCCTCATCCACTTCCTCGAACCCTAATCCCAGATCATCCATTCTAAAATGGTTCTCATCGCTCACGGTTCACCAGCGCCAGGCTTATCTCACTACCGTCGACTCCAATTTCACGCAGCTCCTCTTCCGGATGCTCCGCAAGCTCAAATCCAACGGCCATGGCTTCTTCATTATCCTCCCCGATATTCCCGACGGCTCCGCAGGTAGCAGTCTTCCCAGCGTCTGTTTTCGGAAGTCACAGGGACTGTTATCTCGAGTTGCGGAGAAGAATGAGGCCGAGAGGTTGATTCGAGATTCTGTTCGGCTTTTTGGCTCGAAAGAAGGGGAGGGAATCATGGATGCGTGTTCGTCTTCGTGTTCAGCTAATTGTTTAGATTCTTTAACTGTGAGCGAGGATCTTGTGGGAAGCGTGGATGCGTTTGTGGGGGCTATGGATGGCGTTTCAAACGGGGGGTTTTTGAGGGGGGAGGAAAGCTGTATTGGCTCGGAATGGGTGGAACTGGACTGGTTGAAGGCGAAAGGGTATTATAGTGTAGAGGCATTTATGGCAAATAGGTTGGAGGTGACATTAAGGTTGTCGTGGTTGAATTGCACTAATGGTAAGAAGAGAGGTGTTAAGTTGAAAGATAAAGTGAATTCTGCCGGTGTAGCTGCAAATACATTTTGGAGGAAGAAGGGGTGTGTAGACTGGTGGGAAAAGCTGGACGAAGCAACAAAAGAGAAGGTGTTTAAAACAGCTTTGGGGAAAGTGGCCAAATCTCTG GCTGCAGAGATTGTGAAAGGAAGAAAAGATGTACTCGATGATAATGTGTGGCACTGTGGCAATGAAGTTGATCTACTATTTAGGTGCAACGCTACTACGTCATATCATGAAAGCCCTGCCAATTTCAGTGGGACTGGTGAAGGTTCTCTATGGAACAAAATCCCTACATCGGTGTCTGGGATGCCATCATCCTTGATTTGTATACTTAGAGGTTTATCTGTTCTTCAGAATATTTCCACCGTGTTATTTGAATTTCAACATACTTATTATGAAAGAGAGAGACTGCACTTTAGCTCCTTAGAATCTATTAGCTCCATTTCTGATTGTATATTAAGAAAGTTGCGAGTTGTACTTACGGTTATCTCACTCGAGTGTACTAAAGTTGAATTACTAGATGATGGAAAATTAAATTCCTCTTTAAAGAAAAACAAGGAGAAACTTGGCCCCGGAAACAATAAGAAAAGCCGGAAGAACCGTAAAGTTAAAAAGCCAAATCCTGTTCCAAAGCTCACTACGGATGATGTTGCATTAATGAAATCTCCTCAG GATGATGGATTTCAATTAGCCCGTGGTGAAGATGGACATATTTGCACATCAAGTGGCTTGGATAATAAACTTGAACAGATGGACTTTGATAGAGACACTATTCCTTCAACACTTCGCACGGTT GGAAATGGAAAAGGGCAAAATACTAATTCTGTTCAAAGCGTCTCTAGGAAGAAGAGAGGAAGAAGTAAGCGTAAAAACCCTAGCTCCAAAATTTCAGCAGAAGCTGGCAATTGTGAGATAAATTGTGCCAGACCTTCCACTCTATCTGAAGATGGGCATACAACATCTGCTTGCATATCTGAAAATTCAGTTGTTGAGAATTTGTCAAAAGTTGTTGCTAATGAGGTTCACAATGTTGAACCAATTTCAAGCTGTTCTGGGGCCGTGCAGATGGACAGTACAGCACAACTCACCAAGGGATGCCATTCAACTGGTTGTGCAGAAGGCAGCAAGAATCCTGCTTCGTTGCTCTGTCAGACCACGGAGAGTATGGTAGAAAATAAAAGTTCAGCTGTTGCATTGGAAACcacaaatcaaaatattaattcTGGTGTAACTTCTGTGATACCTGTGATTGAATTTGGTAACAATCTTGTAACCCATGATATGAGCAATGGAAATTGTAATGGCGTAAATAGAAAGAGCAGGAAACATGGTGTAACAGGAAAGCAAACCAAAGTTGGTGGAAGTATTGATGTTTATAATAGTGGGCCTGCAAATGCTTCAACTTACCTTTCTTATGAATGGCCCAGTGTAGCTCCTATCCACTTCCCATCCGGTAATTCACATCTCCCACCAGCCACCGATAGACTGCATCTGGATGTTAGTCACAACTGGCAAAGTCATTATCACCAATCTTATGTACGTACTGTACATCATGTGAGAAATTCCTCAATTGAATCAGGGCGTACTGGAATTATATCTAGGCCTTTAGCAATGAGTCTTGATTGGCCCCCTATATTACGTGGTGTTAATGGGGTTACTCCATCTGTCACCTGCCATTATGATACTGGATTTATCTCAAGGAGACCTTCTTCTTTTCAACAGGACTTGGCAACACAAG GCATTCATTGCAATGCAATGAGTGCTGATGATGAAAGGGTGTATTCTGGTGAATTCTTTGATTTTTCTGATCATACAAATACACAGGAAGTGTGTGATGAACATGATAATCACCAAATGTCAGAAGAAGAGTTAGAGGTCCATGGTCTTTCTGGAGTGGATTATAATCAATACTTTGGTGGTGGTGTTATGTACTGGAATCCTTCTGATTATCTGGGGACCAGCTTTTCACGTCCTCCCTCTCTTAGTTCAGATGATAGTTCATGGGCTTGGCGAGAGGCAGATATGAGTAGGGCTGTTGATGATATGGTTGCATTCTCTTCCTCTTACAGTACAAATGGCTTGACTTCACCTTCTGCTACTTCCTTTTGCTCTCCTTTTGATCCTTTAGGTTCTGGAGCTCTCAGTTATGTTATACCAGGAAGTGAAGTTAATAGTGGCAAGGTTCCCCAATCCTCATCGACACCAACAGATCTAGTGGGAGAGGAGAATGCTTCAGCTTCCTTGTCCAATATGTCTGTTGATAGTGAGACAAAGGCTGGGGATACACTCCCATACCCCATTCTAAGACCAATTATCATCCCAAATATGTCTAGGGAAAGATCAAGATCTGATTTTAGGCGTAGTCATGATCGTACAAGTCCTTGCATTCCTCCCAGTAGGCAAGAGCAACCCCGGATCAAGAGGCCACCGTCACCTGTGGTCCTTTGTGTTCCACGTGCCCCTCGATTACCTCCTCCTTCTCCTGTTGGTGATTCAAGAAGACACAGAGTTCCAACTGTTCGCTCTGGTAGCTCCAGTCCTAGGCATTGGGGTATGAAGGGCTGGCTTCATGATGGAATTAACTTTGAAGAAGCTTGTATACGCATGGATGGGAGTGAAGTTGTTTGGCCATCATCTTGGAGAAGTAAAAACTTTTCAGGTCATCAGTTAACACAGCCTCTGACCGGAGCTTTACTGCAAGATCACCTAATTGCGTTATCGCAGTTAACTCGTGATCAGGAGCAT CCAGATGTTTCATTTCCTGTACAACCTCCTGAAATGCCAAACTGCTCTGCTGAAAAGGCATCTCTCAGTTTGATCCACAATCACCTTCATGATGAAATTGATGCATTTTGTAAACAG GTTGCTGCTGAGAATTTGATCAGGAAACCTTACATTAATTGGGCCGTGAAGCGTGTTACACGGTCTCTACAAGTCTTATGGCCCAGATCTAGGACAAACATCTTTGGTTCAAATGCAACAGGTCTGTCACTTCCTTCAAGTGATGTCGACCTAGTGGTCTGTCTTCCTCCAGTTAGAAATTTG GAACCTATTAAAGAAGCTGGTATCTTGGAGGGGCGTAATGGTATCAAAGAAACATGCCTTCAG CATGCAGCAAGATATCTTGCTAATCAGGAGTGGGTTAAAAATGATTCCCTCAAGATTGTGGAGAATACTGCT ATACCTATTATTATGCTTGTGGTGGAAGTTCCTCATGATTTCattacctcatcttcttcacATTCCCAAACACCAGAAGCCCAGACAATCAGTGAAGGCAATCCTTTTCAGGCTGATGGTACAAGTTCTGAGAGCTCTACCTCACCAAAATGGCCCAAGATGAATGACTCTGGCAAGGATGTAAAATCAGTCCGTCTTGACATTAGTTTCAAATCACCATCACATACAGGACTGCAGACCTCTGAGCTG GTTAAAGAGCTTACTGAACAATTTCCTGCTGCAAAACCTCTTGCTTTGGTATTAAAACAGTTTTTGGCAGATCGAAGTCTGGACCAATCGTATTCTGGTGGTCTAAGTTCTTATTGTCTG GTATTACTGATAACAAGGTTTTTGCAGCATGAGCATCATCATGGTCGCTCCACTATCCAA AATTATGGAAGCCTGCTGATGGATTTTCTCTATTTCTTTGG GAATGTTTTTGATCCTCGTCAAATGCGTGTCTCGATACAGGGTAGCGGCTTGTACATAAATAGGGAAAGGGGGTACAG CATTGATCCAATTTATATAGATGACCCACTTTTTCCCACCAATAATGTGGGTCGGAATTGCTTTCGTATACATCAATGCATCAAG GCATTTGCTGATGCTTATTCTACTTTGGAAAGTGAGATTACATTGCTTCCTAGCAATGATGACTCGAGTGCAAGAATGCCTTCACTAAAGCTACTTCCTAAAGTTATTCCAAGCATTATGCAGTTGGAGGCTTTCCAATTATCAGGAGATTAA